A single region of the Zygotorulaspora mrakii chromosome 4, complete sequence genome encodes:
- a CDS encoding FG-nucleoporin ASM4 (similar to Saccharomyces cerevisiae ASM4 (YDL088C) and NUP53 (YMR153W); ancestral locus Anc_2.369) yields MMREAQLTLSIFGSRLVKCPMFSSNPQRPDTNRFANVSVNFTQQQPQQQQNQQNTHSQQYPSTSQQQQQMLFQQGTSIQNSATQREPEWFNNPRKRTIPQAIVKRTTKRSSSVDSSTTDGDGTSRTGRSGFNSIGFGSKKDVGLLPSSKDINVIKKSDHNNGFMDSNEAPPTVSFYDWKREDDFGSINPLDLQTNDSQYVFKSKQTELASTPSTTKKNKTEGSETNVFDRKSSVGLNNKQNNNNLETKTGGLRKSATQESAVIVFGYPESISNLVITHFSKFGRILEDFEVLRSNSGINTATLKLRGNKSDKQERKCPIFTGDGWVKLTYDSVPPAVRALQENGRVFGGTLIGCVPYSKSAVEQLASCHIEKVDDIGAMNSPTPIDDANTFKGLSKDIEAGADDKHTDSVSGVFNTSSGKLFDSGSDDVLSHRKVVYPSRRLDIKEGKSLFVHNGATNNHNFLQSLEAKMRQQEENNKKEAGIWHKVNNWLFGWNEL; encoded by the coding sequence ATGATGAGAGAGGCGCAATTGACTTTATCAATCTTCGGAAGCAGGCTTGTTAAGTGCCCAATGTTCTCATCAAATCCACAGCGTCCGGACACTAACCGGTTCGCTAATGTTTCGGTGAATTTCACTCAGCAGCAACCgcaacaacagcagaaTCAACAGAATACACATTCTCAACAATATCCATCTACGtcacaacagcaacaacaaatgTTGTTCCAGCAAGGCACTTCAATTCAAAACAGTGCCACACAGCGGGAACCAGAATGGTTCAACAACCCGCGTAAAAGAACTATTCCCCAAGCAATTGTAAAGAGAACCACCAAGAGATCATCTTCAGTTGACTCTTCTACTACAGACGGCGATGGCACTAGCCGAACTGGAAGATCTGGATTCAACAGTATAGGCTTTGGCTctaaaaaagatgttgGGCTCCTGCCCTCTTCAAAGGACATCAACGTGATAAAGAAATCTGATCACAACAATGGGTTCATGGATTCTAATGAAGCACCACCAACTGTTTCTTTTTATGATTGGAAACGCGAAGATGATTTTGGCTCCATTAACCCGCTGGATTTGCAGACTAATGATTCCCAGTATGTTTTCAAGTCAAAGCAGACTGAGTTGGCTTCCACTCCATCTACaacgaaaaagaataaaacaGAAGGATCTGAGACGAATGTCTTTGACAGGAAAAGCAGCGTTGGATTGAATAACAAGcaaaataataacaatTTAGAAACAAAAACTGGTGGTTTACGTAAGTCAGCAACGCAAGAAAGCGCGGTTATAGTATTCGGGTACCCTGAATCGATATCTAACTTGGTGATAACACACTTTTCTAAGTTCGGGAGAATACTTGAGGATTTCGAAGTACTTAGAAGCAATTCCGGTATAAATACAGCCACGTTAAAATTACGTGGAAACAAGTCGGACAAAcaggaaagaaaatgccCCATTTTCACTGGAGATGGATGGGTAAAACTGACTTACGATAGCGTACCTCCAGCTGTTCGTGCCTTGCAAGAAAATGGTCGAGTTTTTGGTGGTACGCTCATTGGCTGTGTACCATACAGTAAAAGTGCTGTTGAACAGCTAGCATCTTGCCACATTGAAAAAGTCGATGATATTGGAGCGATGAACTCTCCTACTCCAATTGACGACGCGAACACTTTCAAAGGTCTATCAAAAGACATCGAAGCTGGTGCAGATGATAAACATACCGATTCAGTATCAGGTGTTTTCAATACAAGCTCGGGAAAATTATTTGATTCTGGTTCGGACGATGTACTTTCGCATCGAAAGGTTGTATATCCTTCGCGAAGACTCGATATTAAAGAGGGAAAATCATTGTTTGTTCATAATGGTGCAACCAACAATCACAACTTTTTACAAAGTTTAGAAGCCAAAATGCGTCAACAAGAGGAAAATAACAAAAAGGAGGCAGGAATATGGCATAAGGTAAACAACTGGTTGTTTGGTTGGAATGAGCTATGA
- the NUR1 gene encoding Nur1p (similar to Saccharomyces cerevisiae YDL089W; ancestral locus Anc_2.368): MPFGSPRASTTSIDESGKMKVTTNSDTRDSLEDERMSYFTMLTTSPSDWQLILNEKLALIDWDAKASTLAQPCGNALTILFFIIRLLQDNLIKPNFLKLNAVGDAFDFAKSEKLRRYDYLLEYSIKSGNAAKSKGELYFISLGRLARILDVSIKVLIVWNILSTYRFLCVFYKTYSLFHLQSIPKSDNLTKHSLTGISNDEARYQRLANGSLWSLVKSLFLRDGRSGQVDGYSNESKYYYKLRKWAPSKFSAVFFVSFPPTCIAFLFFSEVSFRTLFAVIIHQYLLYFLVTKRYEQRLTDDLITVSAANAEIDEKFIKPRFSKVHQDVQVDATPYGNGYVRFFPPSNKSHLFKAHSLDGSVITEQYNTDTEQFDTLSAELDVTQNTIVKPPHLHPYMFYRDPYHPHYDRFRQAGQNICYSREGSPTRMSTPPGFYSPAVSTASGMSTPYFRPERSSTFMNAVPAKQTMNNKNSVGVTQSRKGSKSPLRLSLLSTRNSGDEDIKRMRIPKLSLSSRSSSKSPTR; this comes from the coding sequence ATGCCTTTTGGATCACCCAGGGCTTCTACGACGTCCATTGATGAGAGtggaaaaatgaaagtcACGACGAATTCAGATACGCGGGATAGTCTTGAGGATGAGAGAATGAGCTATTTTACCATGCTCACAACTTCGCCATCAGATTGGCAActtattttgaatgaaaagttGGCACTAATCGATTGGGATGCCAAAGCGAGTACACTGGCACAGCCTTGCGGGAATGCTTTGACAATTctattttttattatacGTCTCCTACAGGACAATTTGATTAAACCAAATTTTCTCAAGTTGAATGCTGTTGGCGATGCTTTCGATTTTGCAAAGTCTGAGAAGTTGAGGCGGTATGATTACCTTTTGGAATATTCCATTAAGTCAGGAAATGcagcaaaatcaaaagGGGAACTGTATTTTATATCCCTCGGACGACTGGCGAGAATACTTGATGTGTCGATAAAGGTTCTCATTGTATGGAATATTTTATCAACATACCGTTTTTTATGTGTTTTTTACAAGACATACTCACTGTTTCATCTACAAAGCATTCCAAAATCAGACAATTTGACGAAACACAGTTTAACTGGAATAAGCAACGATGAAGCAAGGTACCAGAGACTAGCTAATGGGTCTTTGTGGAGCTTGGTCAAGTCTCTATTTTTGCGTGATGGTAGAAGTGGTCAAGTTGATGGATATTCTAATGAGAGTAAGTATTATTACAAATTAAGGAAGTGGGCACCATCAAAATTTAGCGCAGTTTTTTTCGTATCATTTCCACCAACGTGTATTGCcttcttgttcttttcGGAGGTTTCCTTTAGAACGCTTTTTGCAGTAATAATACATCAGTACCTTCTCTACTTTCTCGTCACTAAACGCTATGAGCAGAGGTTAACAGATGATTTAATTACAGTAAGTGCTGCAAATGCGGAAATTGACGAGAAGTTTATAAAACCGaggttttcaaaagtaCATCAGGATGTACAAGTTGATGCAACCCCCTACGGCAATGGATATGTCCGGTTTTTTCCACCGTCAAATAAATCGCATCTATTCAAGGCACATTCTCTTGATGGAAGTGTAATCACCGAGCAATACAATACAGATACTGAGCAGTTTGATACACTTTCTGCAGAGCTGGACGTAACTCAAAATACGATTGTCAAGCCGCCACACCTTCATCCGTATATGTTTTACAGAGATCCCTATCACCCTCATTACGACAGGTTTCGGCAAGCTGGGCAAAATATTTGCTACAGTCGAGAGGGAAGCCCAACAAGGATGAGTACACCGCCAGGATTTTATTCACCGGCAGTGTCTACCGCTTCTGGAATGTCTACACCCTATTTTAGACCAGAAAGATCCTCAACATTTATGAACGCTGTCCCCGCTAAACAAACCATGAATAATAAGAACTCTGTAGGAGTGACTCAATCGAGAAAAGGCTCTAAAAGTCCTCTGAGACTGTCACTTTTGTCAACCAGGAATTCGGGCGATGAAGATATAAAACGAATGAGAATACCAAAATTGTCACTATCATCTAGAAGCTCTAGCAAAAGTCCGACACGTTGA